One window of Dyadobacter sandarakinus genomic DNA carries:
- a CDS encoding DUF6973 domain-containing protein, translating into MKQFSPFRPVSAYILVLIAFALSIFNQSCRDDTDNKAAPQQSAANKNAATENKMLSYNEFLQQVKNLKDKALYNHFRLNAEAGSRTSELPLFPIRTLPSTTDSVRKITVNQHTTYTIPVYRREHTGEVFRNIIIDSSDAGVKAYLAWYFPDKNWIKEYRSNRKRSFYGRVFLSDYDDIPSDARSGGRVNLLPVCTSVMVLSETIEHLCCHNMQHASCACAAGSQYHIEYLYNTVTTCIDTYIPPFGGGTGGSGGGGTVPNPGGGYDPCDNGNLRTMTTPCKPAPPAPTPPVAANANVAPLISLAAGKGVTFTPTEVAVLNSQGAIMITKMKNLLSAYGDMVKKDFESLITTLTGSALTPSEKQALNALADNYDPYKFLMRLMYASNAYAAETATLANYNLCGATCGNCKGNAFKHALFLIYNAETFTQNSAVALAFAHEEGQGGKDTEMDYKNNAAGSAIFTVFGNTGTPSEWISRVKTAVNQGTHGFVFVKNSTLVSTSNVDPNCP; encoded by the coding sequence ATGAAGCAATTCTCTCCTTTCAGACCGGTTTCCGCTTACATTTTAGTTCTTATTGCATTTGCATTATCCATTTTCAACCAATCATGCCGCGATGATACGGACAACAAAGCTGCTCCCCAGCAAAGCGCCGCAAATAAGAATGCGGCAACGGAAAACAAGATGCTGAGCTACAATGAATTTCTTCAGCAAGTCAAAAACCTAAAAGACAAAGCGCTTTACAACCATTTCAGATTGAATGCGGAAGCAGGTTCCCGTACAAGCGAACTTCCCCTGTTTCCGATACGCACCTTACCCAGTACAACGGACAGTGTCCGGAAGATCACAGTTAATCAACACACGACCTACACCATTCCCGTATACCGGCGAGAACATACCGGCGAAGTGTTCCGGAACATCATTATAGATTCCTCAGATGCAGGTGTTAAGGCCTATCTCGCCTGGTATTTCCCTGACAAAAACTGGATCAAGGAATACAGGAGTAATCGCAAACGCAGCTTTTACGGAAGAGTGTTCCTGAGTGACTACGATGATATTCCATCCGACGCAAGATCCGGCGGAAGAGTAAACCTCCTCCCCGTTTGCACGTCCGTAATGGTATTATCAGAGACGATAGAACACTTGTGCTGCCATAACATGCAGCATGCTTCCTGTGCTTGTGCCGCTGGCAGTCAATATCATATCGAATATCTCTACAATACAGTAACTACTTGTATTGATACATACATCCCTCCATTTGGCGGAGGCACTGGTGGCAGTGGTGGTGGTGGCACAGTTCCCAATCCGGGTGGCGGTTATGACCCGTGTGACAACGGTAATTTACGGACCATGACTACCCCATGCAAACCAGCGCCACCTGCACCCACTCCGCCGGTGGCAGCCAATGCCAATGTAGCACCACTAATTAGTCTTGCGGCAGGAAAGGGGGTGACCTTTACACCTACGGAAGTTGCTGTATTAAATTCGCAAGGAGCAATTATGATAACCAAAATGAAAAACTTGCTATCGGCATATGGAGACATGGTTAAAAAAGACTTTGAAAGTTTAATCACAACACTTACTGGCTCCGCATTAACACCATCAGAAAAACAAGCACTAAATGCTTTGGCGGACAATTATGATCCATATAAGTTTCTAATGAGGCTAATGTATGCGTCCAATGCTTATGCTGCTGAAACAGCCACGCTGGCAAACTATAATTTATGTGGAGCAACATGCGGGAACTGTAAAGGAAATGCATTTAAGCATGCACTATTTCTGATTTACAATGCCGAAACTTTCACGCAGAATTCAGCAGTAGCACTTGCTTTCGCTCATGAAGAAGGGCAGGGAGGCAAGGATACAGAAATGGATTACAAGAACAATGCTGCGGGTAGTGCGATATTTACTGTATTTGGAAATACTGGAACACCATCAGAATGGATCTCACGTGTCAAAACGGCTGTAAATCAAGGAACTCACGGGTTTGTA